A single Betaproteobacteria bacterium DNA region contains:
- a CDS encoding tripartite tricarboxylate transporter permease → MDISELFPNLYLGFSVALTLSNLMYCFIGVFLGTMIGVLPGIGPLATIAMLLPITFNLPAIPALIMLSGIYYGCQYGGSTTAILVKLPGESASVVTCIDGHEMAKAGRAGPALAIAAIGSFFAGTVGTILIAQFGPPIAEMALQFGAAEYFSLMVMGLIAASVLAYGSMSKSLAMVLLGLIIGIIGTDVNSGMARFSFGIAGLTDGISFSVIAMGLFGVAEIVKNLEGVGGKRDLLFQKLKHLYPTKEDLKLSWKPIVRGTAIGAFFGTLPGAGPTIAAFSTYALEKKLSKRQELFGKGAIEGVAGPEAANNAAAQCAFIPTLTLGIPGSGTMALMLGALTIQGIAPGPQVMTQRPDLFWGLVASMWIGNAMLVILNLPLVGLWVKLLTVPYRILFPAIMMFMTIGVYSLNNASLDLYLMIIFGCLGYLFIKLQCEPAPLILAVVLGPLMEENLRRALLISRGDPTVFVTRPISLGFLIVTVIFLAIMLLPAAMAKRKEALAGEAS, encoded by the coding sequence ATGGACATCAGCGAGCTGTTCCCCAATCTCTATCTCGGGTTCTCCGTCGCGTTGACCTTGTCGAACCTGATGTACTGCTTCATCGGCGTGTTTCTCGGCACCATGATCGGCGTGCTCCCGGGCATCGGCCCGCTGGCGACCATCGCGATGCTGCTGCCGATCACCTTCAACCTGCCTGCGATCCCGGCGCTGATCATGCTCTCCGGCATCTACTACGGCTGCCAGTACGGCGGTTCCACCACCGCGATTCTGGTCAAGCTGCCCGGCGAATCGGCCTCGGTCGTCACCTGCATCGACGGCCATGAAATGGCCAAGGCGGGCCGCGCCGGCCCCGCCCTGGCCATCGCCGCGATCGGGTCGTTCTTCGCCGGAACGGTCGGAACGATATTGATCGCCCAGTTCGGGCCGCCGATCGCCGAAATGGCCCTGCAATTCGGGGCAGCCGAGTATTTCTCGCTCATGGTCATGGGCCTGATCGCCGCCTCGGTGCTGGCCTACGGGTCGATGTCGAAGAGCCTCGCCATGGTTCTGCTGGGCCTGATCATCGGCATCATCGGCACCGACGTAAATTCGGGTATGGCCCGCTTCTCGTTCGGTATCGCCGGGCTCACCGACGGCATCTCGTTCTCCGTGATCGCCATGGGACTGTTCGGGGTGGCCGAGATCGTCAAGAATCTGGAAGGCGTTGGCGGCAAGCGAGATCTGCTGTTCCAGAAGCTCAAGCACCTGTACCCAACCAAGGAGGACCTGAAGCTTTCCTGGAAGCCGATCGTACGCGGGACCGCCATAGGCGCGTTCTTTGGTACGCTGCCCGGTGCGGGACCGACCATCGCCGCGTTCTCCACCTACGCGCTGGAAAAGAAGCTGTCCAAGCGTCAGGAATTGTTTGGCAAGGGCGCCATCGAAGGCGTGGCCGGGCCGGAAGCGGCGAACAACGCCGCCGCGCAGTGCGCGTTCATCCCGACCCTCACGCTCGGCATACCGGGCAGCGGCACCATGGCGCTGATGCTCGGCGCGCTGACGATCCAGGGCATCGCGCCCGGGCCGCAGGTGATGACCCAGCGCCCCGATCTCTTCTGGGGGCTGGTCGCGAGCATGTGGATCGGCAACGCGATGCTGGTGATCCTGAACCTGCCGCTGGTCGGGCTGTGGGTGAAGCTCCTGACGGTGCCCTACCGGATACTGTTCCCCGCCATCATGATGTTCATGACGATCGGGGTCTACAGCCTGAACAATGCCTCGCTCGATCTGTACCTGATGATCATCTTCGGTTGTCTGGGCTATCTCTTCATCAAGCTGCAATGCGAGCCCGCGCCGCTGATTCTGGCGGTCGTGCTCGGCCCTTTGATGGAGGAAAACCTGAGACGGGCGCTACTGATATCGCGCGGCGATCCGACCGTGTTCGTCACCCGCCCGATCAGTCTCGGGTTCCTGATCGTCACGGTCATCTTCCTGGCGATCATGCTGCTGCCGGCGGCTATGGCGAAACGCAAGGAAGCACTCGCCGGAGAGGCGTCGTAA
- a CDS encoding tripartite tricarboxylate transporter TctB family protein yields the protein MGKVANNADFWAGVMFILFGAAAVYMSRDYPMGSAMRMGPGYFPTYLGILMMLFGLGIGAKGLLKGSDAIGPWAFRPIVVLSLGVIVFGLLIERVGFVPSLVALIVITTFAGRDIKWLELLIVTIALVAGAVAVFIYGIGLPYQLFWWY from the coding sequence ATGGGCAAGGTGGCTAACAATGCCGACTTCTGGGCCGGGGTGATGTTCATCCTCTTCGGCGCAGCTGCGGTTTACATGTCGCGCGATTACCCCATGGGGAGCGCGATGCGGATGGGGCCGGGCTACTTCCCCACCTACCTCGGCATCCTGATGATGTTGTTCGGTCTGGGCATCGGCGCCAAGGGGCTTTTGAAAGGCAGCGATGCGATCGGGCCATGGGCATTCCGGCCGATCGTCGTGCTCAGCCTCGGCGTGATCGTGTTCGGCCTGCTGATCGAGCGGGTCGGGTTCGTGCCGTCGCTGGTCGCCCTCATCGTCATCACCACGTTTGCGGGGCGCGACATCAAATGGCTCGAACTCCTGATCGTCACCATCGCGCTGGTCGCCGGCGCAGTAGCAGTGTTCATCTACGGCATCGGCCTGCCGTATCAACTTTTCTGGTGGTACTAG